The following are encoded in a window of Bacillus sp. SORGH_AS_0510 genomic DNA:
- a CDS encoding ABC transporter substrate-binding protein: MKKWLKFSFSFLLIGILMFSLAACNNDSTNEPKKLEKVRIAEVTRSIFYAPQYVALSKGFFKEEGLDVSLATTAGGDKTMTALLSGGADVALVGSETSIYVYAQGANDPVINFAQLTQTDGTFLVSRDKIDNFSWDLLKGKTFLGQRKGGMPQMVGEFVLKNHGIDPHKDLNLIQNIDFANIANAFASGTGEFVQLFEPTASIFEKEGKGHIVASFGKESGHVPYTTFMTKESYLKEHKSTIEKFTRAIYKAQQWVESHSAEEIAKAVEPYFPDTDFEIMKTVVERYKSQGSFATDPILDEDEWNNLQDIMKEAGELPKEVNHKTLVNTEIASKVSKK; encoded by the coding sequence ATGAAAAAATGGTTAAAATTCAGTTTCTCCTTTCTTCTCATCGGTATACTTATGTTTTCATTAGCTGCTTGTAATAACGATTCCACGAATGAACCGAAGAAATTAGAAAAAGTGCGTATTGCAGAAGTAACCCGGTCCATTTTCTATGCGCCTCAATATGTAGCCCTATCAAAAGGATTTTTCAAAGAGGAAGGATTAGACGTTTCGCTTGCAACCACTGCTGGTGGTGACAAGACTATGACTGCCTTACTTTCCGGTGGAGCAGATGTGGCACTGGTTGGCTCTGAAACTTCCATTTATGTGTACGCTCAAGGTGCCAATGATCCGGTCATAAACTTTGCGCAACTTACTCAGACAGATGGTACCTTCCTCGTTTCAAGAGATAAGATTGATAATTTCTCATGGGATCTATTAAAAGGGAAAACATTCTTAGGCCAACGTAAAGGCGGTATGCCTCAAATGGTTGGTGAATTCGTTCTTAAAAATCATGGAATTGATCCGCATAAGGATTTAAATCTTATCCAAAACATCGATTTTGCCAATATTGCAAATGCATTTGCCTCTGGCACAGGCGAATTTGTTCAATTATTTGAGCCAACGGCAAGCATCTTTGAAAAAGAAGGAAAAGGGCATATTGTCGCATCCTTCGGTAAAGAATCTGGCCATGTACCATATACAACGTTTATGACCAAAGAGAGCTATCTGAAAGAACACAAGAGTACTATTGAAAAATTCACGAGAGCCATTTACAAAGCACAGCAATGGGTCGAATCCCATAGTGCAGAAGAAATCGCCAAAGCTGTAGAACCATATTTCCCTGATACTGATTTTGAGATTATGAAAACCGTTGTTGAACGATATAAGAGTCAAGGTTCCTTTGCCACTGATCCTATCCTTGACGAAGACGAGTGGAACAATCTCCAAGACATTATGAAAGAAGCTGGCGAGCTTCCAAAAGAGGTGAACCATAAAACACTGGTCAACACTGAGATCGCATCAAAAGTAAGCAAAAAATAA
- a CDS encoding S9 family peptidase: protein MNKNNGIILETTRFPSPNPKVKLKLITYLSDGLRVKGMLAEPMEEGVYDGLLYLRGGIKNVGKVRPARIAQFAAEGFIVFAPFYRGNQGGEGNEDFAGEDREDAFSAYQLLKSLQKIRQVHIFGFSRGGVMALMTGIQFPDAASVVTWGGVSDMSLTYMERLDLRKMMKRVIGGTPDKYPDRYDVRTPLYQLEQLTSPVLIIHGVKDHNVSVEHAYRLERRLKALHKPVECWYFDRFTHYFPPEVNRKVVEDATNWMKKQSE from the coding sequence ATGAACAAAAACAATGGAATCATACTCGAGACTACCCGCTTTCCATCTCCCAATCCTAAGGTGAAATTAAAACTTATCACCTACCTTTCTGATGGCTTAAGAGTCAAGGGGATGCTGGCTGAGCCGATGGAAGAAGGAGTATATGATGGGCTTCTTTATTTGCGTGGAGGAATAAAAAATGTAGGGAAGGTGAGGCCGGCCCGGATCGCCCAGTTTGCTGCAGAGGGTTTTATTGTCTTTGCACCTTTTTATCGGGGAAACCAAGGGGGAGAAGGAAATGAGGACTTCGCAGGCGAAGATAGGGAAGATGCTTTTTCGGCTTATCAGCTTTTAAAGTCGCTTCAGAAGATTCGCCAAGTCCATATCTTTGGATTTTCACGCGGCGGGGTCATGGCTCTAATGACAGGAATTCAATTTCCTGATGCAGCATCTGTTGTTACCTGGGGTGGTGTAAGTGATATGTCACTTACCTATATGGAACGGTTAGATTTACGTAAAATGATGAAAAGGGTTATTGGTGGAACCCCCGATAAATATCCGGATCGATATGATGTGAGGACCCCTCTATATCAGTTAGAGCAGCTGACTTCGCCTGTTCTTATCATACATGGTGTAAAGGATCATAATGTCTCAGTTGAGCATGCTTATCGTTTAGAGAGACGCCTGAAGGCATTACATAAACCGGTAGAGTGCTGGTATTTCGATCGGTTTACGCATTATTTTCCACCGGAAGTGAATAGAAAAGTCGTCGAAGATGCTACAAATTGGATGAAAAAACAAAGCGAATGA
- a CDS encoding DUF2584 domain-containing protein, producing the protein MGMPLELNTMIVTKGREKRVEENLFVLEKEGYRLYPIDIPIDVRKTMDSDSSGTAVIKKVEWQQGNTTLTYQLVSLNSTN; encoded by the coding sequence ATGGGTATGCCCCTTGAGTTAAATACGATGATTGTAACAAAAGGAAGAGAGAAAAGAGTCGAGGAGAATCTCTTTGTACTAGAAAAAGAAGGGTATAGACTCTATCCAATTGACATTCCCATTGATGTGAGAAAAACGATGGACAGTGATTCGAGCGGAACAGCGGTTATAAAAAAAGTAGAGTGGCAGCAAGGTAATACAACCCTTACATATCAATTAGTATCATTAAACTCAACGAATTAA
- a CDS encoding RNA polymerase sigma factor, protein MKQSHQIEKWFIEYEKDVTNYLVYYTGTTDVEDLVQETFLRAIRALSRFKNESSPKTWLISIARNTAIDFYRKKSVWNRLKLVLDVESPRLQEQGAEEKVVKKMEYIHLYEAINALKPNYRDVILLRGISELTSKEAGQVLGWTESKVNVTFFRAVKKLNERLKEGEQFESIIG, encoded by the coding sequence TTGAAACAGTCTCATCAGATAGAAAAATGGTTTATTGAATATGAAAAAGATGTCACTAATTATCTTGTTTATTATACCGGTACGACTGATGTAGAAGACTTAGTTCAAGAGACTTTTTTACGGGCAATAAGAGCTCTAAGCCGTTTTAAAAATGAATCCAGCCCCAAAACTTGGTTGATATCCATTGCGCGAAATACAGCAATAGATTTTTATCGAAAGAAATCTGTCTGGAACAGATTGAAACTCGTCCTTGATGTCGAATCACCCAGGCTTCAAGAACAGGGGGCAGAGGAGAAAGTAGTCAAGAAAATGGAGTATATCCATTTGTATGAAGCGATTAATGCTTTAAAGCCAAACTACCGGGATGTCATTTTACTCAGAGGGATTTCCGAGTTGACTTCTAAGGAGGCCGGTCAGGTTCTCGGATGGACCGAAAGCAAAGTGAATGTGACTTTCTTTCGGGCTGTGAAAAAATTAAATGAGCGACTTAAGGAGGGGGAGCAGTTTGAGTCAATTATCGGATAA
- the pckA gene encoding phosphoenolpyruvate carboxykinase (ATP) has protein sequence MNSVHSPNELKQLLSESNVHVQLSVPQLVEKILCRNEGSLTSTGAVSVSTGKYTGRSPQDKFIVMEESTKDKIAWGSLNQPISEEVFTKLYQKVLNYLKQQEEIFVFKGFAGADKKSRLPIQVVNEFAWHNLFVHQLFIRPTEDELLSHDPGFTVISAPNFKADPKVDGTNSETFIIISFERRIVLIGGTEYAGEMKKSIFSVMNYLLPENNIFSMHCSANVGIEGDVALFFGLSGTGKTTLSADPNRRLIGDDEHGWSSNGVFNIEGGCYAKCINLSREKEPQIFDAIRFGTVLENVTLNKESRVPDYDDGTLTENTRAAYPIDAIDNIAVPSIAGHPNTIVFLTADAFGVLPPISKLTKEQAMYHFLSGYTSKLAGTERGVTSPEATFSTCFGAPFLPLPATRYADMLGEKILEHNANVFLVNTGWTGGEYGVGSRMKLSYTRAMVQAALEGELNHVETTKDEIFGLNIPLHIAGVPDEVLQPSKTWSDQQAYEKKAKELAAKFRENFKKFTDVSPETEEKGGPIA, from the coding sequence ATGAATTCTGTTCATAGTCCTAATGAATTAAAACAACTGTTATCAGAAAGTAATGTCCACGTGCAATTATCAGTTCCCCAGTTAGTAGAAAAGATCTTATGCCGTAATGAAGGTTCTTTAACCTCGACTGGTGCTGTAAGCGTTTCAACTGGTAAATATACAGGCCGCTCACCTCAAGATAAATTCATTGTGATGGAAGAATCCACAAAGGATAAGATTGCTTGGGGTTCGTTGAATCAACCTATATCTGAAGAAGTATTTACGAAACTTTATCAAAAAGTCTTAAATTATTTAAAACAACAAGAAGAAATTTTTGTTTTTAAAGGATTTGCAGGAGCGGATAAAAAATCCCGCTTACCAATCCAGGTAGTGAATGAATTCGCTTGGCACAATCTCTTTGTTCATCAGCTGTTCATTCGACCAACAGAAGATGAATTGCTTTCACATGACCCAGGATTTACGGTGATTTCTGCACCGAATTTCAAGGCAGACCCTAAGGTCGACGGAACTAATTCCGAGACTTTTATCATTATTTCCTTCGAGCGCAGAATTGTTCTTATTGGTGGAACAGAGTACGCAGGAGAAATGAAAAAGTCTATTTTCTCAGTCATGAATTATTTATTACCCGAAAACAATATTTTCTCCATGCACTGCTCAGCGAATGTGGGTATTGAGGGAGATGTTGCTTTATTCTTTGGTCTATCCGGAACTGGTAAAACGACTTTATCCGCTGATCCAAACCGCCGTTTGATTGGTGACGATGAGCACGGTTGGTCCTCTAACGGTGTCTTTAATATCGAGGGAGGCTGCTATGCAAAGTGCATCAACCTTTCTAGGGAAAAAGAACCACAAATTTTTGATGCGATTCGTTTTGGGACGGTGCTTGAAAATGTCACTCTTAACAAAGAATCGAGGGTTCCAGATTACGATGATGGCACGTTAACAGAGAATACCAGGGCAGCATATCCAATCGATGCCATTGATAATATTGCCGTGCCAAGTATTGCGGGTCACCCGAATACGATTGTTTTCTTAACTGCAGACGCGTTTGGGGTCTTGCCTCCGATATCAAAATTAACGAAGGAACAAGCGATGTATCACTTCTTAAGCGGGTATACCTCTAAGCTTGCTGGTACAGAACGTGGTGTTACCTCACCTGAGGCAACATTCTCAACTTGCTTCGGTGCACCATTCTTACCGCTTCCTGCTACTCGTTATGCTGATATGCTGGGTGAAAAAATCCTTGAGCACAATGCAAACGTATTTCTTGTGAATACCGGTTGGACCGGCGGTGAGTATGGCGTAGGCAGCAGAATGAAGCTCTCCTATACAAGAGCAATGGTTCAAGCTGCACTTGAAGGTGAATTGAACCATGTCGAGACAACCAAGGATGAAATCTTTGGATTGAATATTCCACTTCATATTGCCGGGGTTCCTGATGAGGTATTGCAGCCAAGTAAAACTTGGTCCGACCAACAGGCATATGAAAAGAAAGCAAAAGAACTAGCTGCGAAATTCCGAGAAAACTTCAAAAAGTTCACGGATGTTTCTCCTGAAACCGAAGAAAAAGGTGGACCTATTGCTTAA
- the metK gene encoding methionine adenosyltransferase codes for MSTKRRLFTSESVTEGHPDKICDQISDSILDAILAKDANARVAAETSVTTGLVLVAGEITTSTYVDIPKIVRETIKSIGYNRAKYGFDSETCAVLTSIDEQSPDIAMGVDQALEAREGQMSDEQIEAIGAGDQGLMFGFACNETKELMPLPISLAHKLARRLTEVRKEEILPYLRPDGKTQVTVEYDENDKPVRIDTIVISTQHHPEVTLEQIQRNLKEYVINPVVPQELIDENTKYFINPTGRFVIGGPQGDAGLTGRKIIVDTYGGYARHGGGAFSGKDPTKVDRSAAYAARYVAKNIVAAGLAEKCEVQLAYAIGVARPVSISVDTFGTGKVSEDVLVELVEQNFDLRPAGIINMLNLRRPIYKQTAAYGHFGRTDVDLPWERTDKADALKEQAANR; via the coding sequence ATGTCAACAAAACGTCGTTTGTTCACTTCTGAATCAGTAACTGAAGGTCATCCCGATAAGATCTGTGACCAAATTTCTGATTCCATTTTAGATGCTATTTTAGCAAAAGATGCTAATGCACGTGTTGCTGCTGAAACTTCAGTTACAACTGGTTTAGTTTTAGTTGCTGGCGAAATCACAACTTCAACTTACGTGGACATTCCAAAAATTGTTCGTGAAACAATTAAAAGCATTGGTTACAATCGTGCAAAATACGGATTTGACTCCGAAACATGTGCAGTTTTAACTTCTATCGATGAACAGTCTCCAGACATCGCGATGGGTGTTGACCAAGCACTTGAAGCTCGTGAAGGCCAAATGTCAGATGAGCAAATTGAAGCAATTGGTGCAGGGGACCAAGGTTTAATGTTTGGTTTCGCATGTAATGAAACAAAGGAGCTTATGCCGCTTCCAATTTCACTTGCGCACAAGCTTGCACGCCGTTTAACAGAAGTTCGTAAAGAAGAGATTCTTCCTTACCTTCGTCCAGACGGAAAAACACAAGTAACAGTTGAGTACGATGAGAACGACAAACCAGTTCGTATTGATACAATCGTTATCTCCACTCAACACCACCCAGAGGTTACATTGGAGCAAATCCAACGTAATCTTAAAGAGTATGTTATCAATCCGGTTGTTCCACAAGAACTTATCGATGAAAATACAAAATACTTCATTAACCCAACTGGCCGTTTCGTAATTGGCGGACCACAAGGGGATGCTGGTTTAACAGGCCGTAAAATCATTGTTGATACTTACGGTGGCTATGCACGTCACGGCGGTGGCGCATTCTCTGGTAAGGATCCTACAAAGGTTGACCGTTCTGCAGCGTATGCAGCACGTTACGTAGCAAAGAATATCGTTGCTGCTGGACTTGCTGAGAAATGTGAAGTACAGCTTGCTTATGCTATCGGTGTAGCAAGACCTGTTTCTATCTCTGTAGATACATTTGGTACAGGTAAAGTAAGTGAAGATGTATTAGTTGAATTAGTAGAACAAAACTTTGATCTACGTCCAGCTGGTATCATTAACATGTTGAACCTTCGCCGCCCAATTTACAAGCAAACAGCTGCTTACGGACATTTTGGCCGTACAGATGTGGATCTTCCTTGGGAACGTACTGATAAAGCAGACGCTTTAAAAGAGCAAGCAGCAAATCGTTAA
- the asnB gene encoding asparagine synthase (glutamine-hydrolyzing), whose protein sequence is MCGFIGCVHDKTQNYSDEQKQQFKNMNDIITHRGPDDDGFYYDEHIQFGFRRLSIIDIESGHQPLTYENERYWIIFNGEVYNYVELREELLKEGLSFATSSDTEVIIALYSHLKEKAVEKLRGMFAFVIWDKQEQRLFGARDPFGIKPFFYLEDGEQTFFASEKKSILLALENDVLDYDSVQHYLTYQFVPEPNTMSQGIKKLEPGHYFTKKIGAPMDIKRYWKAHFSPIQKSEADFTKEIRDILFDSVEKHMRSDVPVGSFLSGGIDSSIIASIAKEFHPAIKTFSVGFEHNGFSEIDVAKETAEKLGVENISYVITPEEYMNEIPKIMWHMDDPLADPACVPLYFVAREARKHVTVVLSGEGADELFGGYNIYREPQDLEIFNKIPRVGKVLLKGIANIMPEGTKGKSFIERGVTPMEERYIGNAKMFTEEEKRDLLNVYHEGLKYTDVTKPLYAESRGYDPVDRMQYIDIHTWMRGDILLKADKMTMAHSLELRVPFLDKAVFEVASKIPTSLKTANGTTKYILRKAAEGVVPEHVLNRKKLGFPVPIRHWLKNEMNEWAKKIIRESNTDHLINKAYVLRLLEDHCQGKADNSRKIWTVLMFMVWHQVYVEDVYSFQRDFAQGKVLESLKN, encoded by the coding sequence ATGTGTGGTTTTATTGGTTGTGTACACGACAAAACACAAAACTATAGCGACGAACAAAAACAACAATTTAAAAATATGAATGATATCATTACCCATCGTGGTCCAGATGATGATGGTTTCTATTATGATGAACATATTCAATTTGGCTTTCGCCGCTTAAGTATTATTGATATTGAGAGCGGACATCAGCCGTTAACGTATGAAAACGAACGCTACTGGATTATCTTTAATGGTGAAGTGTACAACTATGTTGAACTTCGTGAAGAACTATTAAAAGAAGGTCTATCATTTGCAACTAGCTCAGATACAGAGGTTATTATAGCTCTGTACAGTCATTTAAAAGAAAAAGCGGTTGAAAAGCTGCGCGGAATGTTTGCTTTTGTCATTTGGGATAAACAAGAACAAAGATTATTTGGGGCACGTGACCCGTTCGGCATCAAACCCTTCTTCTATTTAGAAGATGGTGAGCAAACCTTCTTTGCTTCAGAAAAGAAAAGTATTTTACTGGCGCTTGAAAATGATGTATTGGATTATGATTCTGTACAGCATTATTTAACGTACCAATTTGTACCTGAACCGAATACTATGTCACAGGGTATTAAGAAGCTTGAACCTGGTCACTATTTCACTAAGAAGATAGGTGCACCAATGGATATTAAGCGCTACTGGAAGGCTCATTTTAGCCCTATTCAAAAATCTGAAGCGGATTTTACGAAAGAAATTCGTGATATTTTATTCGATTCTGTTGAGAAACATATGCGAAGCGATGTACCGGTTGGTTCCTTCTTGTCGGGTGGGATCGATTCTTCTATTATTGCTTCGATTGCAAAAGAGTTTCATCCGGCGATTAAAACCTTTTCCGTTGGTTTTGAACACAATGGCTTCAGTGAAATTGATGTGGCTAAAGAAACTGCGGAAAAATTGGGTGTAGAAAATATCAGCTATGTGATTACCCCAGAGGAATATATGAATGAAATACCGAAGATTATGTGGCATATGGATGATCCGCTTGCCGATCCTGCATGTGTACCTCTTTATTTCGTCGCACGTGAAGCTAGAAAGCATGTAACCGTTGTTCTTTCGGGTGAAGGGGCGGATGAGTTATTTGGCGGTTATAACATTTACCGGGAACCGCAGGATTTAGAAATCTTCAATAAAATTCCTCGAGTAGGAAAAGTTCTTCTTAAAGGTATTGCTAATATTATGCCTGAAGGAACGAAAGGCAAGAGCTTCATTGAACGTGGTGTGACACCAATGGAGGAGCGTTATATTGGGAATGCCAAAATGTTCACAGAAGAAGAAAAGCGTGATTTACTGAACGTCTACCATGAAGGATTAAAATATACAGATGTAACAAAACCTTTATATGCTGAGTCTAGAGGCTACGATCCGGTTGATCGCATGCAGTATATTGATATCCATACTTGGATGCGCGGCGATATTCTTCTAAAAGCAGATAAAATGACAATGGCTCATTCATTAGAGCTTCGGGTTCCTTTCTTAGATAAGGCTGTATTTGAGGTTGCATCGAAAATTCCAACAAGCCTTAAAACAGCAAATGGGACAACAAAGTATATCCTGCGTAAGGCAGCTGAAGGTGTTGTTCCAGAGCATGTTCTTAACCGTAAGAAGCTCGGGTTCCCTGTTCCAATTCGTCATTGGTTAAAAAATGAGATGAACGAATGGGCGAAAAAAATAATTCGTGAAAGTAACACGGATCATTTAATCAACAAAGCATATGTCTTAAGATTACTTGAAGACCATTGCCAAGGAAAAGCGGACAACAGCCGAAAAATTTGGACGGTTCTCATGTTTATGGTATGGCATCAAGTGTATGTTGAAGACGTGTATTCCTTTCAACGTGACTTTGCACAAGGGAAAGTGTTAGAATCACTAAAAAACTAA
- a CDS encoding gamma carbonic anhydrase family protein: MIYPYKNKYPLIAESAFIADYVTITGDVEIGEESSVWFNSVIRGDVAPTRIGNKVNIQDNSILHQSPNNPLILEDEVTIGHQVILHSCIIRKRALIGMGSIILDQAEIGEGAFIGAGSLVPQGKKIPPNTLAFGRPAKVIRELTEEDKKDMTRIYTEYAEKAQYYKSLQS; this comes from the coding sequence ATGATTTACCCTTATAAAAATAAGTATCCATTAATCGCTGAGTCAGCGTTTATTGCCGATTATGTAACGATAACTGGCGATGTTGAAATTGGTGAGGAGTCAAGTGTTTGGTTTAACTCAGTGATCAGGGGCGACGTTGCCCCGACTAGAATCGGTAATAAGGTAAACATCCAAGATAACTCTATCTTACACCAAAGTCCTAATAACCCGCTAATTTTAGAAGATGAAGTAACCATTGGCCACCAGGTCATCCTTCACAGCTGCATCATTAGAAAAAGAGCTTTAATTGGGATGGGCTCCATTATCCTCGACCAAGCAGAAATTGGTGAAGGCGCCTTTATTGGTGCTGGAAGTCTCGTCCCGCAAGGCAAGAAAATTCCTCCTAATACTTTAGCATTTGGCAGACCCGCTAAAGTTATTAGGGAATTAACTGAAGAAGATAAAAAAGATATGACTAGAATCTATACAGAATATGCAGAAAAGGCCCAATATTATAAGTCCTTACAGTCATGA
- a CDS encoding alpha/beta hydrolase has translation MWKWEAEGEAKAVIVMVHGAMEHHRRYGWLIEMWRSSGFHVIMADLPGQGMTTRANRGHIDSFDEYIYEVKDWIQAAYRYDLPVFLLGHSMGGLISLRLLQEERLNLAGVILSSPCLGLVHTPSKLLEVLSHGLNVVFPTLRINSGLTVQMATRNEDVREADSNDTLYVTKVSVRWYRELAAAIKQAFLNIDQTQDIPMLVMQGGDDLIVNKATVKDWFNHAPLSEKRFKEWPKCYHEIFNEPEREEVFEYAKDFVNSQLKAIGYIV, from the coding sequence ATGTGGAAGTGGGAAGCTGAAGGGGAGGCAAAAGCTGTCATTGTGATGGTTCATGGTGCGATGGAACATCACCGCCGCTATGGCTGGCTGATTGAAATGTGGCGTTCATCGGGCTTTCATGTCATTATGGCTGATCTTCCAGGTCAGGGTATGACAACGAGGGCGAACCGTGGCCATATCGATTCCTTCGATGAATATATTTATGAAGTAAAGGATTGGATCCAAGCGGCATACCGTTATGATTTGCCTGTATTTTTATTAGGCCATAGCATGGGAGGATTAATTTCGCTCCGCTTATTACAAGAGGAAAGACTGAACCTTGCCGGTGTCATTCTGTCATCACCTTGCTTGGGATTGGTTCACACCCCATCTAAATTACTAGAGGTATTATCACACGGATTAAACGTGGTCTTTCCCACATTACGGATTAATTCAGGTTTAACGGTCCAAATGGCGACTAGAAACGAAGATGTCCGTGAAGCAGACTCCAATGACACTCTATACGTGACGAAAGTTTCTGTTAGATGGTATAGAGAGTTGGCAGCTGCGATCAAACAAGCATTCTTAAACATTGATCAAACACAAGATATTCCCATGCTAGTTATGCAAGGCGGGGATGACTTGATTGTGAATAAAGCTACTGTTAAGGATTGGTTCAATCATGCACCATTATCCGAAAAGAGATTTAAGGAATGGCCGAAATGCTATCATGAAATCTTTAATGAACCAGAACGTGAAGAAGTCTTTGAATATGCAAAGGATTTTGTTAACAGTCAATTAAAAGCGATTGGTTATATTGTATAG
- a CDS encoding tetraprenyl-beta-curcumene synthase family protein, with amino-acid sequence MISMMPITLMSRVYRKVLPAVHQELAYWKSRAEKIPNPELRAQALASIEHKTFHCEGGAILALTAKEESKKAIKFIVAYQTISDYLDNLCDRSTSLDPADFAALHESMSDALVLHVDEKNYYRFREDQDDDQYLHDLSETCRSVLRDLEHYDKIKDYLLELCQYYCDLQINKHVVHDERVPRLEKWFHHYQQQLPEMEWYEFSACSGSTLGIFCLVSYAMRDDFNASDAESIRKGYFPYIQGLHILLDYFIDQEEDRAGGDLNFCAYYENQETLFNRLTHFVKEADRHTEFLPHKRFHQLINRGLLGIYLSDSKVRKQKNVRRLARGIIKSGGWISYFFYFNGLAYRSIQKSVPSFVVRLMTK; translated from the coding sequence ATGATTTCCATGATGCCAATCACCCTCATGTCCAGGGTTTATCGCAAAGTTCTTCCAGCTGTCCATCAAGAATTGGCTTATTGGAAAAGCCGGGCAGAGAAAATCCCCAACCCTGAATTAAGGGCACAGGCTCTTGCGAGTATTGAACATAAAACTTTTCATTGTGAAGGTGGGGCCATCCTAGCTCTTACCGCCAAAGAGGAGTCTAAAAAGGCAATAAAATTCATCGTTGCTTATCAAACAATCAGTGATTATCTAGATAACCTTTGTGATAGAAGTACTTCTCTTGATCCTGCTGACTTTGCTGCACTGCATGAATCCATGTCCGATGCCTTGGTTTTACACGTTGATGAGAAAAATTATTACCGCTTTCGTGAAGATCAAGACGACGATCAATATTTACACGATCTTTCTGAAACGTGCCGGTCAGTCTTAAGGGATTTAGAGCACTATGACAAGATTAAAGACTATCTTCTCGAATTGTGCCAGTATTATTGTGATTTGCAAATCAATAAACATGTTGTTCATGACGAACGTGTCCCACGCCTCGAAAAATGGTTCCATCATTATCAACAGCAGCTGCCAGAAATGGAATGGTATGAATTTTCGGCATGTTCGGGTTCCACATTGGGGATTTTTTGTTTAGTTTCGTATGCCATGCGCGACGATTTCAACGCTAGTGATGCAGAGAGTATTCGAAAAGGGTATTTCCCATATATTCAGGGCTTACATATCTTATTGGATTATTTTATCGATCAAGAAGAAGATAGAGCAGGAGGGGACTTGAATTTTTGTGCTTACTACGAAAATCAGGAAACCCTATTTAATCGTCTAACCCATTTTGTAAAAGAAGCGGACAGACATACAGAATTCCTGCCACATAAAAGATTTCACCAGCTGATCAATCGTGGCCTGCTTGGAATTTATTTGTCCGATTCGAAAGTCCGAAAACAAAAAAATGTCCGAAGACTGGCAAGAGGAATTATCAAATCAGGAGGATGGATTAGCTATTTCTTTTATTTTAATGGACTTGCCTACCGTTCCATTCAAAAATCTGTACCATCCTTTGTTGTGAGATTAATGACGAAGTAA